A genomic segment from Streptomyces sp. NBC_01233 encodes:
- a CDS encoding FAD-dependent oxidoreductase, which yields MTRTAALPLPARTEVAVVGAGPTGLALAVTLAEAGIDFVLLDRQAEGANTSRTAVVHARTLEVLDELDRSGALTADLVGRALATGNLDGYEARRRPVARRVVALTGRMTRVATTRNPALLAVRNTLLPLLARIPALRDRLATELAELDHR from the coding sequence ATGACCCGCACCGCCGCACTCCCGCTCCCCGCCCGCACCGAGGTCGCCGTCGTCGGCGCCGGCCCCACCGGCCTCGCCCTGGCCGTGACCCTGGCCGAGGCCGGTATCGACTTCGTGCTCCTCGACAGGCAGGCCGAGGGCGCCAACACCTCCCGCACCGCCGTCGTGCACGCCCGCACCCTGGAGGTCCTCGACGAGCTCGACCGAAGCGGCGCCCTCACCGCCGACCTCGTCGGCCGCGCCCTGGCCACCGGGAACCTCGACGGCTACGAGGCCCGCCGCCGCCCCGTCGCCCGGCGGGTGGTGGCCCTCACCGGCCGGATGACCCGGGTCGCGACCACCCGGAACCCGGCCCTGCTCGCCGTGCGCAACACCCTGCTGCCGCTGCTCGCCCGCATCCCGGCGCTGCGCGACCGCCTCGCCACCGAGCTGGCGGAGCTCGACCACCGCTGA
- a CDS encoding ABC transporter ATP-binding protein, with the protein MNYAPHTAQAVAARATGLSKVYGQGETQVVALDNVSVDFAQGQFTAIMGPSGSGKSTLMHCVAGLDTFSAGSVRIGDTELGSLKDKQLTQLRRDKIGFIFQAFNLLPTLTALENITLPMDIAGRKADKQWLDNVISMVGLSERLSHRPTQLSGGQQQRVAVARALASRPEIIFGDEPTGNLDSRSGAEVLGFLRNSVRELGQTVVMVTHDPVAASYADRVIFLADGRIVDEMYGPTADGVLDRMKAFDAKGRTS; encoded by the coding sequence ATGAACTACGCCCCGCACACCGCCCAGGCCGTGGCCGCCCGCGCCACCGGCCTCTCCAAGGTGTACGGCCAGGGCGAGACCCAGGTGGTCGCCCTGGACAACGTCTCCGTGGACTTCGCGCAGGGACAGTTCACCGCGATCATGGGCCCCTCGGGCTCCGGCAAGTCCACGCTGATGCACTGCGTCGCCGGCCTGGACACCTTCTCCGCCGGCTCCGTCCGGATCGGCGACACCGAGTTGGGCAGCCTCAAGGACAAGCAGCTCACCCAGCTGCGCCGGGACAAGATCGGCTTCATCTTCCAGGCCTTCAACCTGCTCCCGACCCTGACGGCCCTGGAGAACATCACGCTCCCCATGGACATCGCCGGCCGCAAGGCCGACAAGCAGTGGCTGGACAACGTGATCAGCATGGTCGGCCTCTCCGAGCGCCTCTCCCACCGCCCCACCCAGCTCTCCGGCGGCCAGCAGCAGCGCGTGGCCGTCGCCCGCGCCCTGGCCTCCCGCCCCGAGATCATCTTCGGCGACGAGCCCACCGGAAACCTGGACTCCCGCTCCGGCGCCGAGGTACTCGGCTTCCTGCGCAACTCGGTGCGCGAGCTCGGCCAGACCGTCGTGATGGTCACCCACGACCCGGTCGCCGCCTCCTACGCGGACCGCGTCATCTTCCTGGCCGACGGCCGGATCGTCGACGAGATGTACGGGCCCACCGCCGACGGCGTGCTCGACCGCATGAAGGCCTTCGACGCCAAGGGCCGCACCAGCTGA
- a CDS encoding IS701 family transposase, whose protein sequence is MESWSEGVAGLHARFGHRFGRSEPRDRALDYMTGLLAPLEKKNGWTLAEQVGQLRPDGVQRLLNHSEWDENAVRDDVRDFVVETIGAKDGVLIGDDTGFLKKGTRSAGVQRQYSGTAGRTENCQIGTFLAYASAKGRALIDRELYVPKSWTDDRDRCRAAGIDDTVPFATKIEHLKWMLQRAIDAAVPFAWVTADEAYGQVKHFRAWLEERQAAYVLATKVNDTVITADGRDARVDELIAALPKQAWKRISAGAGAHGQRIYHWARVAIRPAWEGGSGHWVLARRNLSDPTDIAYYVCYGPVTSRLKDLVRTAGARWAVEECFQTAKGECGLDHYQVRLYRAWYRHITLAMAVLAYLTAIRAAEAAKGAAEMTSKTSYPSASRRSAG, encoded by the coding sequence ATCGAGTCGTGGTCCGAGGGTGTAGCGGGGTTGCATGCCCGGTTCGGGCATCGTTTTGGCAGGTCGGAGCCACGTGATCGGGCTCTGGACTACATGACGGGCCTGCTTGCGCCGCTAGAGAAGAAGAACGGGTGGACGCTGGCCGAGCAGGTCGGCCAGCTCCGCCCGGACGGTGTGCAACGCCTGCTCAACCACTCCGAATGGGACGAGAACGCGGTCCGCGACGATGTCCGGGACTTCGTCGTGGAGACCATCGGCGCCAAGGATGGCGTGCTCATCGGGGACGACACCGGGTTCCTGAAGAAGGGCACCAGGTCAGCAGGGGTCCAGCGGCAGTATTCCGGCACCGCTGGCCGCACCGAGAACTGCCAGATCGGCACCTTCCTCGCCTACGCATCCGCCAAAGGGCGGGCGCTGATCGACCGGGAACTCTACGTCCCGAAGTCCTGGACGGACGACCGCGACCGCTGCCGGGCAGCCGGGATCGACGACACCGTGCCGTTCGCCACGAAGATCGAGCACCTCAAGTGGATGCTGCAACGCGCCATCGACGCGGCTGTTCCCTTCGCCTGGGTGACCGCGGACGAGGCATACGGGCAGGTCAAGCACTTCCGCGCCTGGCTGGAAGAACGCCAGGCCGCGTATGTGCTGGCCACCAAGGTCAACGACACCGTGATCACCGCCGACGGCCGGGACGCCCGCGTCGACGAGCTGATCGCGGCCCTGCCGAAGCAGGCATGGAAGCGGATCTCCGCCGGAGCAGGCGCCCACGGCCAGCGGATCTACCACTGGGCCCGCGTCGCGATCCGGCCCGCCTGGGAGGGCGGATCCGGGCACTGGGTGCTCGCCCGCCGCAATCTGTCCGACCCCACCGACATCGCCTACTACGTCTGCTATGGCCCCGTCACTTCCCGGCTGAAAGACCTGGTCAGGACCGCCGGAGCCAGGTGGGCGGTGGAGGAATGCTTCCAGACCGCGAAGGGTGAATGCGGGCTCGATCACTACCAGGTGCGGCTCTACCGGGCCTGGTACCGGCACATCACCCTGGCCATGGCCGTCCTGGCCTACCTCACGGCCATCCGTGCCGCAGAAGCCGCAAAAGGGGCAGCGGAGATGACGAGCAAGACCTCATACCCCTCAGCGTCCCGGAGATCCGCCGGATGA
- a CDS encoding Bax inhibitor-1/YccA family protein, with product MRSSNPVFSRRGFSRDNGGYAGVEAPQHQQAGTNPYATNPYATDPATGMPQAPARANAMTMDDVVSRTAMTLGTLIVTATLSWVFLPVDAANVNKSYGIAIGAMLVAFVFAMIQSFKRKPSPGLILAYAAFEGVFLGVISAAVSTWLGAGVVVQAVMGTMCVFAAVLLGYKMGWIRVTRRFYGFVMAAALGFILLMLTNTLFAVFGGGDGLGFRSGGLGLLFGAIGVILGACFLALDFKQVEDGITYGAPREEAWLAAFALTMTLVWIYVEMLRIFSILSGDD from the coding sequence ATGAGGAGCAGTAACCCGGTCTTCTCGCGACGGGGGTTCAGCCGCGACAACGGTGGCTACGCGGGCGTTGAAGCGCCGCAGCACCAGCAGGCCGGGACCAACCCGTACGCGACGAACCCGTACGCGACCGACCCGGCCACGGGTATGCCGCAGGCGCCGGCGCGCGCCAACGCGATGACCATGGACGACGTCGTGAGCCGTACGGCCATGACGCTCGGCACGCTCATCGTGACGGCGACCCTCTCCTGGGTCTTCCTGCCCGTCGACGCCGCCAACGTCAACAAGTCGTACGGCATCGCCATCGGCGCGATGCTGGTCGCGTTCGTCTTCGCGATGATCCAGTCCTTCAAGCGCAAGCCCTCCCCGGGCCTGATCCTGGCCTACGCGGCCTTCGAGGGCGTCTTCCTCGGGGTCATCAGCGCCGCCGTCAGCACCTGGCTGGGCGCCGGTGTGGTCGTCCAGGCCGTGATGGGCACGATGTGCGTCTTCGCCGCCGTGCTCCTCGGGTACAAGATGGGCTGGATCCGCGTCACCCGCCGCTTCTACGGCTTCGTGATGGCTGCGGCCCTGGGCTTCATCCTCCTGATGCTCACGAACACGCTCTTCGCGGTGTTCGGCGGCGGTGACGGCCTCGGCTTCCGCAGCGGCGGCCTCGGCCTGCTGTTCGGTGCCATCGGCGTCATCCTCGGCGCCTGCTTCCTCGCCCTGGACTTCAAGCAGGTCGAGGACGGCATCACCTACGGCGCCCCGCGCGAGGAAGCCTGGCTGGCGGCGTTCGCCCTCACCATGACCCTGGTGTGGATCTACGTGGAGATGCTGCGCATCTTCTCGATCCTCTCGGGCGACGACTAG
- a CDS encoding acetyl-CoA C-acetyltransferase, which yields MPEAVIVSTARSPIGRAGKGSLKDVRPDDLTATIIQAALAKIPELDPRQIDDLMLGCGLPGGEQGHNLARIVAVQMGMDYLPGTTITRYCSSSLQTSRMALHAIKAGEGDVFISAGVETVSRFAKGSSDGLPDTHNPLFGDAETRTAAVAQSEGSSWRDPREDGLIPDAYISMGQTAENLARLKGVTRQDMDEFGVRSQNLAEEAIKNGFWAREITPVTTPDGTVVSTDDGPRAGVTLEGVQGLKPVFRPDGLVTAANCCPLNDGAAALVIMSDTKARELGLTPLARIVSTGVTALSPEIMGLGPVEASKQALKRAGLTVGDIDLFEINEAFAAQVIPSYRDLEIPLDKLNVNGGAIAVGHPFGMTGARITGTLINGLQFHDKQFGLETMCVGGGQGMALVIERLS from the coding sequence ATGCCCGAAGCCGTCATCGTTTCCACCGCCCGCTCCCCCATCGGGCGCGCCGGCAAGGGGTCCCTCAAGGACGTCCGCCCGGACGACCTGACCGCGACGATCATCCAGGCCGCCCTCGCCAAGATCCCCGAGCTGGACCCGCGCCAGATCGACGACCTGATGCTCGGCTGCGGCCTTCCCGGCGGCGAGCAGGGTCACAACCTGGCCCGCATCGTGGCCGTGCAGATGGGCATGGACTACCTGCCGGGCACCACGATCACCCGCTACTGCTCCTCCTCCCTGCAGACCTCCCGCATGGCGCTGCACGCCATCAAGGCGGGCGAGGGCGACGTCTTCATCTCCGCGGGCGTCGAGACGGTCTCCCGGTTCGCGAAGGGCTCCTCGGACGGCCTGCCGGACACGCACAACCCGCTCTTCGGCGATGCGGAGACCCGTACGGCCGCCGTCGCGCAGAGCGAAGGCTCCTCCTGGCGCGACCCGCGCGAGGACGGTCTGATCCCCGACGCGTACATCTCGATGGGGCAGACCGCCGAGAACCTGGCCCGCCTCAAGGGCGTGACCCGCCAGGACATGGACGAGTTCGGCGTGCGCTCGCAGAACCTCGCCGAAGAGGCCATCAAGAACGGCTTCTGGGCCCGCGAGATCACCCCGGTCACCACCCCGGACGGCACGGTCGTCTCGACCGACGACGGTCCGCGTGCCGGCGTGACCCTGGAGGGCGTGCAGGGCCTCAAGCCCGTCTTCCGCCCCGACGGCCTGGTCACGGCCGCCAACTGCTGCCCGCTCAACGACGGCGCCGCGGCGCTGGTCATCATGAGCGACACCAAGGCCCGTGAGCTGGGTCTGACCCCGCTGGCCCGGATCGTCTCCACCGGCGTCACCGCCCTCTCCCCCGAGATCATGGGCCTGGGCCCGGTCGAGGCGTCGAAGCAGGCCCTGAAGCGGGCCGGCCTGACGGTCGGCGACATCGACCTCTTCGAGATCAACGAGGCCTTCGCGGCCCAGGTCATCCCGTCGTACCGCGACCTGGAGATCCCCCTCGACAAGCTGAACGTCAACGGCGGGGCCATCGCCGTCGGTCACCCCTTCGGGATGACCGGTGCCCGGATCACCGGCACTCTGATCAACGGCCTGCAGTTCCACGACAAGCAGTTCGGCCTCGAGACGATGTGCGTCGGCGGCGGGCAGGGCATGGCCCTGGTCATCGAGCGCCTGAGCTAA
- a CDS encoding MurR/RpiR family transcriptional regulator — MSDSPAMRLQKLFEGHRLTPTQRRIAHCMVRGAAEVPFLSSVELAELAGVSQPSVTRFAVALGFDGYPALRRHLREVAPAERAEAAQEDSYNEYQQAVLGEIENLRQLAGMLADPAPVEEAGRLLAASTPLPVLGLRAASSQARGFAYFAAKVHPDVRLLDEGGSMLADRIDAAVGAGASALLCFALPRHPREVAEALEHGRAAGLTVVTVADSAFAPVARHSDLLIPAPVGTGLAFDTACAPMLLGRVLLEAMADALPDAQARLEAFDARAAARGLFVE; from the coding sequence ATGAGTGACAGCCCGGCCATGCGGCTGCAGAAGCTGTTCGAGGGGCACCGGCTGACGCCGACCCAGCGGCGGATCGCGCACTGCATGGTCCGCGGAGCGGCGGAGGTGCCCTTCCTGTCGAGCGTCGAGCTCGCCGAGCTGGCCGGGGTGAGCCAGCCGTCGGTGACGCGGTTCGCGGTGGCGCTGGGCTTCGACGGGTATCCCGCGCTGCGCCGGCACCTGCGCGAGGTGGCTCCCGCCGAGCGGGCCGAGGCCGCGCAGGAGGACTCGTACAACGAGTACCAGCAGGCAGTGCTCGGCGAGATCGAGAACCTGCGGCAGCTGGCCGGGATGCTCGCCGATCCCGCGCCCGTCGAGGAGGCGGGGCGGCTGCTCGCCGCCTCGACCCCGCTGCCGGTGCTCGGGCTGCGGGCGGCCTCCTCGCAGGCGCGCGGGTTCGCGTACTTCGCGGCCAAGGTGCACCCGGACGTACGCCTCCTCGACGAGGGCGGTTCGATGCTCGCCGACCGGATCGACGCGGCCGTCGGCGCGGGGGCCTCGGCGTTGCTGTGCTTCGCGCTGCCGCGGCATCCGCGGGAGGTGGCGGAGGCGCTGGAGCACGGGCGGGCGGCCGGGCTGACCGTGGTGACGGTCGCCGACTCGGCCTTCGCGCCCGTGGCCCGCCACTCGGACCTGCTGATCCCGGCGCCGGTCGGGACCGGGCTGGCCTTCGACACCGCGTGCGCGCCGATGTTGCTGGGCCGGGTGCTGCTGGAGGCGATGGCGGACGCCCTCCCGGACGCGCAGGCCCGCCTGGAGGCCTTCGACGCCCGAGCCGCCGCCCGAGGCCTGTTCGTGGAGTGA
- a CDS encoding DUF4287 domain-containing protein — translation MSVEFSEQTHRNMIDRIPQTTGREVSDWLRAVDEGPSLVRFEEKVSWLRGAHELSYGQAKAIIHEYDLRRAARRFG, via the coding sequence ATGTCCGTAGAGTTCTCCGAGCAGACACACCGCAACATGATCGACAGAATCCCCCAGACCACCGGTCGTGAGGTCTCCGACTGGCTCCGCGCCGTCGACGAAGGCCCCTCACTCGTCCGGTTCGAGGAGAAGGTCAGCTGGCTCCGCGGCGCGCACGAGCTGTCGTACGGCCAGGCCAAGGCGATCATCCACGAGTACGACCTGCGCAGAGCCGCGCGCCGGTTCGGCTGA
- a CDS encoding SGNH/GDSL hydrolase family protein, with the protein MSRARTARRIAAGAAYGGGGLGLVGAAAVGLVLAEVQFAKRTVGTGLGEPPRADGLYGSEFGGPEQSPGPLRLGMLGDSTAAGLGVRRARQTPAALLASGLAAVAERPVELRNVALSGAMSDDLDRQVGLLLNDAGRAPDVCVIMIGANDVTRRMPPTQSVRCLTSAVRRLRMAGAEVVVGTCPDLGTIEPVYQPLRWMARRVSRQLAAAQTIGVVALGARTVSMGDLLGPEFAANPREMFGPDSYHPSAEGYATAAMAVLPTLCAVLGLWPESDRLDVSRDEDMLPVAKAASAAAGQAGTEVTAARGPWVLLKHRRRRRVAGEDPTPAAGSGTGTAAGVSGPA; encoded by the coding sequence GTGTCCAGGGCGAGAACGGCCCGCCGGATCGCGGCGGGGGCAGCGTACGGCGGGGGCGGACTCGGACTGGTCGGGGCCGCCGCGGTGGGGCTGGTACTGGCCGAGGTGCAGTTCGCCAAGCGGACGGTGGGCACCGGGCTGGGCGAGCCGCCGCGCGCCGACGGGCTCTACGGGAGCGAGTTCGGCGGCCCCGAGCAGAGCCCGGGCCCGCTGCGCCTGGGCATGCTGGGCGATTCCACGGCCGCGGGACTCGGCGTACGGCGCGCCCGGCAGACTCCGGCGGCCCTGCTGGCGTCCGGGCTGGCAGCGGTGGCCGAGCGGCCGGTGGAGCTGCGCAATGTGGCCCTGTCGGGGGCCATGTCGGACGACCTGGACCGGCAGGTGGGGCTGCTGCTGAACGACGCGGGACGCGCCCCGGACGTGTGCGTGATCATGATCGGCGCGAACGACGTGACGCGCCGGATGCCGCCGACCCAGTCCGTGCGCTGCCTGACCTCGGCCGTGCGGCGGCTGCGGATGGCGGGGGCCGAGGTCGTCGTGGGCACCTGCCCGGACCTGGGCACGATCGAGCCGGTGTACCAGCCGCTGCGCTGGATGGCCCGGCGGGTCTCGCGCCAGCTGGCCGCCGCGCAGACCATAGGAGTGGTCGCGCTGGGCGCCCGTACCGTCTCCATGGGTGACCTGCTGGGCCCGGAGTTCGCCGCGAACCCGCGCGAGATGTTCGGCCCGGACTCCTACCACCCGTCGGCGGAGGGGTACGCGACCGCCGCCATGGCCGTGCTGCCGACGCTGTGCGCGGTCCTCGGCCTGTGGCCGGAGTCGGACCGGCTGGACGTGTCCCGGGACGAGGACATGCTTCCGGTGGCGAAGGCCGCGTCCGCCGCCGCGGGCCAGGCGGGTACGGAGGTCACGGCCGCCCGCGGCCCGTGGGTCCTGCTCAAGCACCGCCGCCGGCGCCGGGTGGCGGGCGAGGACCCGACCCCCGCGGCCGGCTCCGGCACGGGGACCGCCGCAGGCGTCTCCGGCCCGGCCTGA
- a CDS encoding cystathionine beta-synthase: protein MQFHDSMISLVGNTPLVKLNRVTEGLQATVLAKVEYFNPGGSVKDRIAVRMIEAAEQSGALKPGGTIVEPTSGNTGVGLAIVAQQKGYKCIFVCPDKVSMDKINVLRAYGADVVVCPTAVDPEHPDSYYNVSDRLVRETPGAWKPDQYSNPNNPRSHYETTGPELWDQTDGKITHFVAGVGTGGTISGTGNYLKEVSGGKVKVIGADPEGSVYSGGSGRPYLVEGVGEDFWPTAYDPDVTDEIIAVSDKDSFQMTRRLAKEEGLLVGGSCGMAVVAALRVAEGLGPDDVVVVLLPDSGRGYMSKIFSDEWMAGHGFLEEAGPAARIGDVLDDKEGGIPSLVHMHPEETVGQAIEVLREYGVSQMPIVKPGAGHPDVMAAEVIGSVVEKELLAALFAQRASLSDPLEKHMSSPLPQVGSGEPVSELMAVLGEADAAIVLVEGKPTGVVSRQDLLAFLAKSSK, encoded by the coding sequence GTGCAATTCCACGACTCGATGATCAGCCTCGTCGGCAACACCCCGCTGGTGAAGCTCAACCGTGTGACCGAAGGCCTGCAGGCCACCGTCCTTGCGAAGGTCGAGTACTTCAATCCCGGCGGATCCGTGAAGGACCGGATCGCCGTACGGATGATCGAGGCCGCCGAGCAGAGCGGAGCCCTCAAGCCCGGCGGCACCATCGTGGAGCCGACCAGCGGCAACACGGGTGTAGGACTCGCCATCGTGGCCCAGCAGAAGGGCTACAAGTGCATCTTCGTCTGCCCTGACAAGGTGTCCATGGACAAGATCAACGTGCTGCGCGCCTACGGCGCCGACGTCGTGGTCTGCCCGACCGCCGTCGACCCCGAGCACCCGGACTCGTACTACAACGTGTCCGACCGCCTCGTGCGCGAGACCCCGGGCGCCTGGAAGCCCGACCAGTACAGCAACCCGAACAACCCCCGTTCGCACTACGAGACCACCGGCCCCGAGCTGTGGGACCAGACGGACGGGAAGATCACCCACTTCGTCGCGGGCGTCGGCACCGGCGGCACCATTTCCGGTACCGGCAACTACCTGAAGGAGGTCAGCGGCGGGAAGGTCAAGGTCATCGGCGCCGACCCCGAGGGTTCGGTCTACTCCGGCGGCTCCGGCCGCCCGTACCTCGTCGAGGGCGTCGGCGAGGACTTCTGGCCGACCGCGTACGACCCCGACGTCACCGACGAGATCATCGCGGTGTCCGACAAGGACTCCTTCCAGATGACCCGCCGCCTGGCGAAGGAGGAGGGCCTGCTCGTCGGCGGCTCCTGTGGCATGGCGGTCGTGGCCGCCCTGCGCGTCGCCGAGGGCCTCGGCCCGGACGACGTGGTCGTCGTCCTGCTGCCGGACAGCGGCCGCGGCTACATGAGCAAGATCTTCAGCGACGAGTGGATGGCGGGCCACGGCTTCCTGGAGGAGGCCGGACCGGCCGCCCGCATCGGCGACGTGCTGGACGACAAGGAGGGCGGCATCCCCTCCCTCGTCCACATGCACCCCGAGGAGACGGTCGGCCAGGCGATCGAGGTCCTGCGGGAGTACGGCGTCTCGCAGATGCCCATCGTCAAGCCGGGCGCCGGTCACCCGGACGTGATGGCCGCCGAGGTCATCGGCTCGGTCGTCGAGAAGGAGCTGCTGGCGGCGCTGTTCGCGCAGCGGGCCTCGCTGAGCGACCCGTTGGAGAAGCACATGAGCTCGCCGCTGCCGCAGGTCGGCTCGGGCGAGCCGGTGTCCGAACTGATGGCGGTGCTCGGCGAGGCCGACGCGGCGATCGTGCTGGTCGAGGGCAAGCCCACCGGTGTGGTGAGCCGTCAGGACCTGCTGGCGTTCCTCGCCAAGTCCTCCAAGTAG
- a CDS encoding diaminopimelate decarboxylase: MAANTDVGEDAAARRDLAVRAAVEQGLVGGADSAEPLTCLLDTAGIRSSAAALTGAFAAALAPGTPVLHAFAVKAAPLVPVLRLLADAGLGCEVASPGELALARAAGVPAGRTVLDSPAKTAAELREALALGIAVNADNPQELARLDALVAQAPTTAPIGLRINPQTGAGTIDALSTATATSKFGVALRDPGAREWLVRAYLDRPWLTRLHVHSGSQGVPLALIAEGVRELHALAEEINAAAGRRQVDTLDIGGGLPVNFASDEETPRFAAYVTALREAVPALFSGAYGLVTEFGRSLLAKHGLVLARVEYTKTSGSRPIALTHAGVQLATRTAYAPAAWPVRILPYDAKGAPKTGDPVAQDVAGPACFAGDLLATGRELPLLAPGDLIGVPDTGAYFFTAHYGYNSLPRPAVHGFTVDPGGQVRFSLARPAQSVEAIVAEAGGALGDALL, translated from the coding sequence ATGGCTGCAAACACGGATGTGGGCGAGGACGCCGCCGCGCGCCGGGATCTTGCCGTACGGGCCGCCGTCGAACAGGGACTCGTGGGCGGGGCCGACTCCGCGGAGCCGCTGACCTGCCTGCTCGACACCGCCGGGATCCGCTCCTCCGCCGCCGCCCTGACCGGCGCCTTCGCGGCCGCCCTGGCCCCCGGCACCCCGGTCCTGCACGCCTTCGCCGTCAAGGCCGCCCCGCTCGTCCCGGTGCTGCGGCTGCTCGCGGACGCCGGGCTCGGCTGCGAGGTGGCCAGCCCCGGCGAGCTGGCGCTGGCCCGGGCGGCCGGGGTGCCCGCCGGGCGGACCGTCCTGGACTCCCCCGCCAAGACCGCCGCCGAACTGCGCGAGGCCCTGGCCCTCGGCATCGCCGTCAACGCCGACAACCCGCAGGAGCTGGCACGCCTCGACGCGCTCGTCGCGCAGGCACCCACCACGGCGCCGATCGGCCTGCGGATCAACCCGCAGACCGGCGCCGGCACCATCGACGCGCTGTCCACCGCCACGGCGACCTCGAAGTTCGGGGTCGCCCTGCGCGATCCCGGCGCGCGCGAGTGGCTCGTGAGGGCATATCTGGACCGGCCGTGGCTCACCCGCCTGCACGTCCACTCGGGCTCGCAGGGCGTCCCCCTGGCCCTGATCGCGGAAGGCGTACGGGAACTGCACGCGCTGGCCGAGGAGATCAACGCGGCCGCCGGGCGCCGCCAGGTCGACACGCTCGACATCGGCGGCGGCCTGCCGGTGAACTTCGCCTCGGACGAGGAGACGCCCCGGTTCGCCGCGTACGTGACCGCACTGCGCGAGGCGGTCCCCGCGCTCTTCTCCGGCGCGTACGGCCTGGTCACGGAGTTCGGCCGGTCCCTGCTGGCCAAGCACGGCCTCGTCCTGGCCCGGGTCGAGTACACCAAGACCAGCGGCTCCCGGCCGATCGCGCTCACCCACGCCGGGGTGCAGCTGGCGACGCGCACCGCGTACGCGCCGGCGGCCTGGCCGGTGCGGATCCTGCCGTACGACGCCAAGGGGGCGCCGAAGACCGGCGACCCGGTCGCCCAGGACGTCGCGGGGCCGGCCTGCTTCGCGGGGGACCTGCTCGCGACGGGCCGGGAACTCCCGCTGCTCGCCCCCGGCGATCTGATCGGCGTCCCGGACACCGGCGCGTACTTCTTCACCGCGCACTACGGCTACAACAGCCTGCCCCGCCCGGCGGTCCACGGCTTCACCGTGGACCCGGGAGGCCAGGTCCGCTTCAGCCTTGCCAGGCCGGCGCAGTCCGTCGAGGCCATCGTGGCCGAGGCGGGCGGCGCGCTCGGCGACGCCCTGCTCTAG